A part of Candidatus Binataceae bacterium genomic DNA contains:
- a CDS encoding RidA family protein has product MKHQISTAQAPAAIGPYSQAIGDEQWVFCSGQIGIDPLSGRLVEGGIEHETRRVMENLREVLSAAGLHFRDVVKTTIYMIDLGEFDVVNRVYGEHLNAPYPARATVQVAALPRGARVEIDAIARRHS; this is encoded by the coding sequence ATGAAACATCAGATTTCAACGGCTCAGGCGCCGGCCGCCATCGGCCCCTACTCGCAGGCGATCGGCGACGAACAGTGGGTTTTCTGCTCGGGGCAGATCGGAATCGATCCCTTAAGCGGCCGGCTGGTCGAGGGCGGAATCGAGCATGAGACGCGGCGCGTGATGGAGAACCTGCGCGAGGTGCTGTCCGCGGCGGGCCTCCATTTCCGCGATGTCGTGAAGACGACGATTTATATGATCGACCTCGGCGAATTCGACGTCGTCAACCGCGTTTATGGCGAGCACCTGAATGCGCCGTACCCCGCGCGGGCCACCGTACAGGTGGCGGCGCTCCCCCGCGGAGCGCGGGTCGAGATCGACGCGATTGCGCGCCGGCACTCGTAG